TGCGGCTTTTAGCGTTAACAGATCCTCCCTGTTTGCTAGGTTTATTGTATCTATAGCCCTTCCCATTCCTGCAACTTCTACCCACTTATCCTTTGGAACTCCCAGTTCTTTCGCCTTCTCTGGAGTTGTTATTATTACCGCCGCTGCCCCATCGCAAACTGGAGATGCATCAAATAGCTTTAGTGGATCTGCAATATAGGGGCTTTTCATGACTGTTTCAACAGTTATCGGCTTCTTAAACATTGCATATGGATTCTTAGCCCCATTAGCGTGAGCATTAACTGCAAATAGGGCTAAATCTTCCTCTGTATATCCATAAGTATTCATGTAATACCTCATTACTAATGCATTAAGTGCGACGAAGCTGACCCCATGGAAAAGCTCCCACTCTGCGTCACTTGCGTAAGCTAAATACCTTGTGGCATCGCTTGGCCAGGCATCGGTCATCTTCTCTACGCCGACTACTAGGACGACATCCTCTAATCCGCTTAGTACTGCTTTAACTCCCTCCTGAACCGCAGCTCCACCTGAGGCACAAGCTGCTTCAATTTTAACAGCGGGAATGTTTCCTAAACCTGCCCAGTCCGCTATGAGGGCTCCAAGATTTTCCTGCTCTATGAATGAGCCTGATGCCATGTTTCCTACATACAGAGAGTCAACTTTGTCTATTCCGGCATCATCCATGGCCTTTAAAATTGCTTCAACGGCCAGATCTCTAAGTGACGTCCTCCAGTGCTCCCCTACGGGAGTCATGCCAACGCCAACTATTATTACCTTATTATTCATTTAAACCACCCCTTCATATGATGTATTTCCTTCTCGCCTTAGCGTATAGGGCATAATCGATAACCTTCCTTCTCTTAATGTAATCTTCAACCTTCGGTGCAAGGTTTCTCTTCTCTTCAATAGCATCCTGGACTACTATGCTAAACGCATCGCTTCCAGCTCCAGAACCAAAGGAAACCCAAAGGATCCTATCTCCTGGCTTTGCAATATCTAATACGGCCGAGATTCCAACCATTGTTGCTCCACTGTAAGTATTTCCTATCCTCCCACTTAGAAGTCCAGGTAACACCTTCTCCTTTGGTATACCTAACATCCTTGCCGCAACGAGTGGGAATTTAACGTTCGGTTGGTGGAATACTGCGTAGTCAAAGTCCTCTGGAGTTAGCCCTAGCTCATCCATTAAGGTTTTTGCCGCGGTTACTACATGATGAAAGTATGCTGGTTCCCCCGTAAATCTGTTTCCATGCCTTGGATAATGCTCATGTTGTCTTCTCCAGAAGTCAGGGGTGTCGGTAACATAGGAGTAGCTACCTTCAAAGTATGCTACTGTTTCGGAACTCTTTTCACCGATTATAAAAGCTGCTCCCCCTGCTCCTGCTGTGAATTCGAGATGATCTCCTGGTCTTCCTTGGGCCGTGTCGGCCCCTATTGCCATTGCATACTTAGCCATTCCTGAAGCTACAAACCCTATTGCTGCTTGAAGAGCTTCAGTCCCAGCTTTGCACGCGAATTCAAAGTCTGCTGCTTCTAGATCTGGTGTTGCCCCGATGGCTTCGGCGATTACCGTTGATGAGGGTTTTACAGCATAAGGCTTACTTTCACTTCCAAACCAAATGGCCCTTATATCCTTTGGATCTATTTTAGCTCTTTTTAAAGCATTCCTTGCAGCCTCTATTCCAATTGTTATAGCATCTTCATCTAATCCTGGGACGGCTTTTTCTTCAATTGGGAAATTTGATATTCCCCAAACCCTCCCGATCTCTTCATTTCTTATTCTGTACATTGGTACGTAAGCTCCATAACCAACTATTCCCACGTCTTTAATGGGTTTTAGAAGTTTACCCATTCTTCATCACCTTTTCTTTTCTTCACCTATTAGCCTTTCAACCCTTTATAAAAGACTTTCGGTAATAGTACAATCTAAAATCGTTGATCGCCGAATATATGTAGGTAATGATAGCATTTGACAATTGTCGTAATGTCTTAGTACCTCCACCGAAAACTACATAAATCTAACTTAAAAACTCTAGATTGAACTCAGATTAATTGAAAGCTTAAGGGGGCAAAAAAGATGATAGAGATTCGTTTTCATGGTAGAGGTGGACAGGGTGCTGTTACCGCTGCAAACATCCTTGCAGAAGCAGCATTCTTAGAAGGAAAGTACGTTCAAGCGTTTCCATTCTTTGGTGTTGAAAGGAGAGGTGCTCCAGTCACTGCATTTACAAGGATCGATGAGAAGCCCATAAGGATAAAGACCCAAATTTATGAACCTGACATAGTTGTAGTCTTAGACCCATCACTTCTTGAGACTGTGGATGTAACCGCTGGTCTTAAAGAGGAAGGAATCGTTATAATAAACACAGAAAAGAGCAAGGATGAAATCCTTGAAAAGCTTAAGAAGAAGCCAAAGAAGTTAGCACTCGTAGATGCAACGACAATAGCCCTTGAAACCCTAGGGCTCCCAATTACGAATACCGCTATTCTTGGTGCAGTGGCAAAAGCCACGGGCCTGGTGAACATTGAAAGCGTCGAAAAGGCCATTAAAGACACGTTCTCTGGAGAACTTGGGGAGAAGAATGCAAAAGCTGCAAGGGAAGCCTTTGAGAAGACTGAGATATTTGAAGTTTGATTTTCTTAAACCTTTTTATATGGAGGGATACCTATGAATACGCTGTTTGGAAAGGCCAAAGAAGAAGCAAAGCCAATAACTCCTAAGTCAGTTGATGAGTATCCTGAAGCTCCAGTAAGCTTGGGAATAACTTTAGTAAACTTTACTGGAGACTGGAGAACTTTTATGCCTGTTATTGATGAATCAAAGTGTGTTAAATGCTATATTTGCTGGAAATACTGTCCAGAGCCTGCTATTTATATAAAGGAGGATGGTTTTGTTGCAATAGATTACGATTACTGTAAGGGTTGTGGTATATGCGCAAATGAGTGTCCTACTAAGGCGATAACCATGGTTAGAGAGGAGAAGTGAGGTGAATCGTATGGAGTATAATCCGATTAAAAAAGTTGTTAGTGGAAATTACGCTGCTGCATATGCAGCTTTACATGCTAGAGTTCAAGTCGTTGCCGCTTATCCAATCACGCCTCAAACGAGTATAATAGAGAAGATAGCTGAATTCATAGCTAATGGTGAAGCTGATATTCAATATATCCCAGTAGAGAGTGAACATTCAGCAATGGCCGCCTGTATAGGAGCTTCCGCGACGGGGGCTAGAGTATTCACGGCTACCTCGGCCCAAGGTTTAGCGCTTATGCATGAGATGCTTCACTGGGCCGCTGGTTCCAGGCTACCTATCGTGATGGTCAACGTTAATAGAGCCATGGCTCCCCCCTGGAGCGTTTGGGATGACCAGACTGATAGCCTATCACAAAGAGACACCGGCTGGATGCAATTCTATGCTGAAAACAATCAAGAGGTTTACGATGGTGTCTTGATGGCATACAAGGTTGCTGAAACCGTTAACATTCCAACAATGATCATTGAAAGTGCCTTTATCCTAAGCCACACTTACGAAGTAGTTAACATGATCCCCCAGGAGCTTGTTGACGAGTTCTTACCTCCAAGGAAGCCACTCTATACGCTAACTGACTTCGAGAATCCAATAGCTGTTGGAGCCTTGGCCACTCCTGCAGATTATTATGAGTTCAGGTATAAGATAGCAAAAGCTCATGAAGAAGCTAAAAAAGTTATTAAATCCGTGGGAAAGGAATTCGGGGAGCGCTTTGGAAGGGATTACAGCAAGATGATAGAAACGGGCTACATAGAAGATGCGGATTTCGTGTTCATGGGAATGGGTTCCCTAATGGGAACCGTGAAAGAAGCTGTTGACCTACTCAGAAAGGAAGGTTACAAGGTTGGTTATGCAAAGGTTAGGTGGTTCAGGCCATTCCCCAAGGAAGAGCTACTAGAGATCGCTGAGAGCGTTAAGGGGATAGCAGTTCTTGATAGAAACTTCTCCTTTGGACAGGAGGGGATCCTATTCACGGAAGCCAAGGGGGCATTGTACAATACGGGGGTAAGGCCGATAATGAAGGATTACATAGTTGGACTTGGAGGAAGAGACTTCACGGTTAGGGATGTTAAGGCCATAGCCGAGGATATGAAGAAGGTTGTTGAATCTGGAAAGCTCGATAAAGAAATTGAATGGTATCACCTTAAGAGGTGAGAATTATGGAAATTCCAGAAGAAGTTAAGAAGAGACTTACAATTCCATTTGAAGAGAATTTCTTTGCTGGACATACTGCATGTCAAGGATGCGGTGCATCTCTTGGTTTAAGGTATGTGTTAAAGGCGTATGGAAGGAAAACTATCGTTGTAATTCCTGCATGTTGTTCAACAATAATTGCCGGCCCCTGGCCATACTCGGCTTTGAACGCTAACTTATTCCACACAGCATTTGCAACAACGGGAGCAGTCATTAGTGGAATTGAGGCAGGATTAAAAGCTTTGGGATACAAGGTTAAAGGAGAAGACGGAATAATGGTCGTTGGATGGGCTGGTGATGGAGGTACCGCAGATATAGGATTGCAAGCTTTAAGTGGCTTCATTGAAAGAGGCCATGATGCGGTCTACATAATGTATGATAATGAGGCTTACATGAATACTGGAATTCAGAGGTCTTCATCAACACCCTACGGAGCATGGACTACTAATACCCCAGGAGGAAAGAGACATCTCCTTGAGAAGAGGCACAAGAAAAAGGTTATTGATATTGTAATAGCCCATAGGATTCCATATGCAGCGACTGCAAGCGTTGCATATCCCGAAGACTTCATAAGGAAGTTGAAGAAGGCCCAAAAGATCCCTGGGCCGAGCTTTATTCAGCTCTTTGCTCCATGTCCCACCGGTTGGAGGGCCCCAACTGATAAGTCAATAGAGATAGCTAGGTTAGCTGTTCAAACAGCTTACTTCCCACTCTTTGAGTATGAAAACGGGAAATATAAGATAAACATGCCGAATCCAAAGAAAGAACCTAAACCAATTGAAGAGTTCCTTAAGCTCCAGGGTAGGTTTAAGTACATGACAAAGGAGGATGTTGAAGCTCTACAAAAGTGGGTGCTCGAAGAATGGGAAAGGTTAAAGAAGCTTGCTGAGGTATTTGGTTGAATTTATTACCCTTTTTGAGAGGTGATGGATATGGCCGAAAGCCCATTTAAAGCCGATATTGAGAGGGCGCAAAAAGAATTAACGGAAAAAATGACTCCTGGAGCAATAGCCTACATCCCAGGAAGTAGCGTAATTAACAAGACAGGCTCTTGGAGAGTCTTCAAGCCGGAATTCCATAAGGACAAATGTGTAAGATGCTTCCTATGCTACATATATTGTCCTGAACCGGCAATATACCTAGACGAGGAGGGTTACCCAGTCTTCGACTATGATTATTGTAAGGGTTGTGGTATATGTGCAAATGAGTGTCCAACAAAAGCAATTGAAATGGTTAGGGAAGTTAAGTGAAAGGGGGTGTTTTTTATGCCAATTAGAACTGTTATGAAGGCTAACGAGGCCGCCGCATGGGCGGCTAAGCTTGCAAAGCCTAAGGTAATAGCTGCATTCCCAATTACACCATCAACTCTAGTTCCCGAAAAGATTAGTGAATTCGTCGCAAATGGAGAACTCGATGCTGAATTCATAAAGGTTGAAAGTGAACACTCAGCAATCTCCGCAGTGGTGGGGGCTAGTGCGGCTGGAGTTAGAACCTTCACGGCTACAGCTTCTCAAGGTTTAGCCCTTATGCATGAAGTCCTATTCATAGCGGCTGGAATGAGGTTACCTATCGTAATGGCAATTGGTAACAGATCGTTAAGTGCTCCAATTAACATTTGGAACGACTGGCAGGACTCAATAAGTCAGAGAGATACCGGTTGGATCCAATTCTATGC
This Pyrococcus horikoshii OT3 DNA region includes the following protein-coding sequences:
- a CDS encoding thiolase domain-containing protein — its product is MNNKVIIVGVGMTPVGEHWRTSLRDLAVEAILKAMDDAGIDKVDSLYVGNMASGSFIEQENLGALIADWAGLGNIPAVKIEAACASGGAAVQEGVKAVLSGLEDVVLVVGVEKMTDAWPSDATRYLAYASDAEWELFHGVSFVALNALVMRYYMNTYGYTEEDLALFAVNAHANGAKNPYAMFKKPITVETVMKSPYIADPLKLFDASPVCDGAAAVIITTPEKAKELGVPKDKWVEVAGMGRAIDTINLANREDLLTLKAAKIAAEKAYKMAHVEPKDIDFFEVHDAFTIMAALSLEALGVAEKGKGAMLAKEGQIAIDGDYPIQTMGGLKARGHPVGATGVYQAVEATLQLRGEAPNGIQVPDAEVGLTQNIGGTGSNITVTIFRRV
- a CDS encoding hydroxymethylglutaryl-CoA synthase, with product MGKLLKPIKDVGIVGYGAYVPMYRIRNEEIGRVWGISNFPIEEKAVPGLDEDAITIGIEAARNALKRAKIDPKDIRAIWFGSESKPYAVKPSSTVIAEAIGATPDLEAADFEFACKAGTEALQAAIGFVASGMAKYAMAIGADTAQGRPGDHLEFTAGAGGAAFIIGEKSSETVAYFEGSYSYVTDTPDFWRRQHEHYPRHGNRFTGEPAYFHHVVTAAKTLMDELGLTPEDFDYAVFHQPNVKFPLVAARMLGIPKEKVLPGLLSGRIGNTYSGATMVGISAVLDIAKPGDRILWVSFGSGAGSDAFSIVVQDAIEEKRNLAPKVEDYIKRRKVIDYALYAKARRKYII
- a CDS encoding pyruvate/ketoisovalerate ferredoxin oxidoreductase subunit gamma; translated protein: MIEIRFHGRGGQGAVTAANILAEAAFLEGKYVQAFPFFGVERRGAPVTAFTRIDEKPIRIKTQIYEPDIVVVLDPSLLETVDVTAGLKEEGIVIINTEKSKDEILEKLKKKPKKLALVDATTIALETLGLPITNTAILGAVAKATGLVNIESVEKAIKDTFSGELGEKNAKAAREAFEKTEIFEV
- a CDS encoding 3-methyl-2-oxobutanoate dehydrogenase subunit delta, giving the protein MNTLFGKAKEEAKPITPKSVDEYPEAPVSLGITLVNFTGDWRTFMPVIDESKCVKCYICWKYCPEPAIYIKEDGFVAIDYDYCKGCGICANECPTKAITMVREEK
- the porA gene encoding pyruvate ferredoxin oxidoreductase; its protein translation is MEYNPIKKVVSGNYAAAYAALHARVQVVAAYPITPQTSIIEKIAEFIANGEADIQYIPVESEHSAMAACIGASATGARVFTATSAQGLALMHEMLHWAAGSRLPIVMVNVNRAMAPPWSVWDDQTDSLSQRDTGWMQFYAENNQEVYDGVLMAYKVAETVNIPTMIIESAFILSHTYEVVNMIPQELVDEFLPPRKPLYTLTDFENPIAVGALATPADYYEFRYKIAKAHEEAKKVIKSVGKEFGERFGRDYSKMIETGYIEDADFVFMGMGSLMGTVKEAVDLLRKEGYKVGYAKVRWFRPFPKEELLEIAESVKGIAVLDRNFSFGQEGILFTEAKGALYNTGVRPIMKDYIVGLGGRDFTVRDVKAIAEDMKKVVESGKLDKEIEWYHLKR
- a CDS encoding 3-methyl-2-oxobutanoate dehydrogenase subunit beta gives rise to the protein MEIPEEVKKRLTIPFEENFFAGHTACQGCGASLGLRYVLKAYGRKTIVVIPACCSTIIAGPWPYSALNANLFHTAFATTGAVISGIEAGLKALGYKVKGEDGIMVVGWAGDGGTADIGLQALSGFIERGHDAVYIMYDNEAYMNTGIQRSSSTPYGAWTTNTPGGKRHLLEKRHKKKVIDIVIAHRIPYAATASVAYPEDFIRKLKKAQKIPGPSFIQLFAPCPTGWRAPTDKSIEIARLAVQTAYFPLFEYENGKYKINMPNPKKEPKPIEEFLKLQGRFKYMTKEDVEALQKWVLEEWERLKKLAEVFG
- the porD gene encoding pyruvate synthase subunit PorD, with the protein product MAESPFKADIERAQKELTEKMTPGAIAYIPGSSVINKTGSWRVFKPEFHKDKCVRCFLCYIYCPEPAIYLDEEGYPVFDYDYCKGCGICANECPTKAIEMVREVK